Proteins from a genomic interval of Streptomyces sp. NBC_00820:
- a CDS encoding S41 family peptidase, which translates to MVTFVAEDDVWLAPLDGGRAWRVSGDNVPVTHPRISPDGTHVAWTSTRDGAPEVHVAPVAGGQARRLTYWGSGRTQVRGWTPDGEVLAISAQGQASLRRTWARAVPLDGGPATTLPYGPVGDVAHGPHTVLLSATMGREAATWKRYRGGTAGKLWIDREGDGRFTRLHEELDGNIENPLWAGDRIAFLSDHEGTGALYSSLADGTDLRRHTPLADASRPGGAGSGTGFYARHAAGDGSRAVWSSAGELWILDDLFGAAPRRLDIRLGGPRVDLQPHPVAAARWFGAAAPDHTARGSAVAVRGAVHWVTHRFGPARALAAQPGVRARLPRTFRADGEEWVVWVTDAEGDDALEFAPATGLLPGAVPRRLAAGQLGRVLALAMAPDGSRAAVASHDGRLLLVERETGEVREADRSEHGDVTGLAFSPDSGWLAWAHPGPRPLSQIRIARTTDLSVTEATPLRFQDYAPAFTPDGKHLAFLSSRAFDPVYDEHVFDLAFVEGVRPHLITLAATTPSPFGPQRHGRPFGTPDKEETPDSEGTPTTRVDLDGLADRIVPFPVEAARYTNLRAAKDGVLWLRHPVRGVLGATRATPDAPDPKTALERYDLAQQRLEHLEGDADHFEVSGDGKRVLLWTDERLKVVPADRRASDDEDSDSNITVDLTRIRQTVDPVAEWRQMYDETGRVMRDNFWRPDMGGVDWDGVLDRYRPLLARLATHDDLVDLLWEVHGELGTSHAYVIPHGAWGNGARQGLLGADISRHGDGAWRVDRILPSETSDPQARSPLTAPGVAVRPGDAIVAVGGHPVDPVTGPGPLLTGTAGKPVELTVSPAGGGEPRHAVVVPLADEEPLRYHDWVADRRAHVHERSGGRLGYLHVPDMQAPGWAQIHRDLRVEVAREGLVVDVRENRGGHTSQLVVEKLARRIVGWDLPRGRRPFSYPQDAPRGPVVAVANEFSGSDGDIVNAAIRALGIGPVVGTRTWGGVIGIDSRYRLVDGTLVTQPKYAFWMEGHGWDVENHGVDPDVEVVQTPQDWAAGRDPQLDEAIRLALEALETVPAKTPPGLPT; encoded by the coding sequence TTGGTGACCTTCGTCGCCGAGGACGATGTGTGGCTGGCGCCGCTGGACGGCGGCCGGGCCTGGCGGGTCAGCGGCGACAACGTCCCGGTGACCCACCCCCGCATCTCACCCGACGGCACCCACGTCGCCTGGACCTCCACCCGCGACGGCGCCCCCGAGGTGCACGTCGCCCCGGTCGCCGGCGGCCAGGCCAGGCGGCTGACGTACTGGGGGAGCGGACGCACCCAGGTGCGCGGCTGGACCCCCGACGGCGAGGTCCTCGCGATCAGCGCCCAGGGCCAGGCCAGTCTGCGCCGCACCTGGGCCCGCGCCGTCCCACTGGACGGCGGACCGGCGACCACCCTGCCCTACGGGCCGGTCGGCGACGTCGCCCATGGCCCGCACACCGTGCTGCTGTCCGCCACCATGGGCCGCGAGGCCGCCACGTGGAAGCGCTACCGGGGCGGCACGGCGGGCAAGCTGTGGATCGACCGGGAGGGCGACGGCCGGTTCACACGGCTGCACGAGGAACTGGACGGCAACATCGAGAACCCGCTGTGGGCGGGGGACCGGATCGCGTTCCTCTCCGACCACGAGGGCACCGGCGCCCTGTACTCCTCCCTCGCCGACGGGACGGACCTGCGCCGCCACACCCCCCTCGCGGACGCCTCCCGCCCGGGCGGCGCCGGGAGCGGGACAGGCTTCTACGCCCGGCACGCCGCCGGCGACGGCAGCCGCGCCGTCTGGTCCAGCGCCGGCGAACTGTGGATCCTGGACGACCTGTTCGGCGCCGCCCCACGCCGGCTGGACATCCGGCTCGGCGGCCCGCGCGTGGACCTCCAGCCCCATCCCGTCGCCGCCGCCCGCTGGTTCGGCGCCGCCGCCCCCGACCACACCGCGCGCGGCAGCGCGGTCGCCGTGCGCGGCGCCGTCCACTGGGTCACCCACCGCTTCGGGCCGGCCCGCGCGCTCGCCGCGCAGCCCGGCGTACGGGCCCGGCTGCCGCGCACCTTCCGCGCCGACGGCGAGGAGTGGGTGGTGTGGGTGACGGACGCCGAGGGCGACGACGCCCTGGAGTTCGCCCCCGCCACCGGCCTCCTCCCCGGTGCCGTCCCGCGCCGGCTCGCCGCCGGACAGCTCGGCCGCGTACTGGCCCTCGCCATGGCCCCCGACGGCAGCCGGGCCGCCGTCGCCTCGCACGACGGACGGCTGCTGCTGGTCGAACGCGAGACCGGCGAGGTCCGCGAGGCCGACCGCAGCGAGCACGGAGACGTCACCGGCCTGGCCTTCTCGCCCGACTCCGGCTGGCTCGCCTGGGCCCACCCCGGACCCCGCCCGCTCTCCCAGATCCGCATCGCCCGCACCACCGACCTGTCGGTCACCGAGGCGACCCCGCTGCGCTTCCAGGACTACGCCCCCGCCTTCACCCCGGACGGCAAGCACCTCGCGTTCCTCTCCAGCCGCGCCTTCGACCCGGTCTACGACGAGCACGTCTTCGACCTGGCCTTCGTGGAGGGCGTCCGCCCGCACCTGATCACCCTCGCCGCGACCACACCGTCCCCCTTCGGACCGCAGCGCCACGGCCGGCCCTTCGGAACCCCGGACAAGGAGGAGACCCCCGACTCCGAGGGCACCCCGACGACCCGCGTCGACCTCGACGGCCTCGCCGACCGCATCGTGCCCTTCCCGGTCGAGGCCGCCCGCTACACCAACCTGCGCGCCGCCAAGGACGGCGTGCTCTGGCTGCGCCACCCCGTGCGCGGCGTCCTCGGCGCCACCCGCGCCACACCCGACGCCCCCGACCCCAAGACCGCGCTGGAGCGGTACGACCTCGCCCAGCAGCGCCTCGAACACCTCGAGGGCGACGCCGACCACTTCGAGGTCAGCGGCGACGGCAAGCGGGTGCTGCTGTGGACCGACGAGCGGCTCAAGGTCGTACCCGCCGACCGGCGCGCCTCCGACGACGAGGACAGCGACTCGAACATCACCGTCGACCTGACCCGGATCCGGCAGACCGTCGACCCGGTCGCCGAGTGGCGGCAGATGTACGACGAGACGGGCCGCGTCATGCGGGACAACTTCTGGCGGCCGGACATGGGCGGCGTCGACTGGGACGGCGTCCTCGACCGCTACCGGCCCCTCCTCGCCCGCCTCGCCACCCACGACGACCTCGTGGACCTGCTGTGGGAGGTGCACGGCGAACTCGGCACCTCGCACGCCTACGTCATCCCGCACGGCGCCTGGGGCAACGGCGCCCGGCAGGGACTGCTCGGCGCCGACATCTCCCGTCACGGCGACGGCGCCTGGCGCGTCGACCGCATCCTGCCGTCCGAGACCTCCGACCCGCAGGCCCGCTCCCCGCTCACCGCGCCCGGCGTCGCCGTACGCCCCGGGGACGCGATCGTCGCGGTCGGCGGGCATCCGGTCGACCCGGTCACCGGCCCCGGACCGCTGCTGACCGGCACCGCCGGAAAGCCCGTCGAGCTGACCGTCTCGCCCGCCGGCGGGGGCGAGCCCCGGCACGCGGTCGTGGTCCCCCTCGCCGACGAGGAGCCCCTGCGCTACCACGACTGGGTCGCCGACCGGCGGGCCCACGTCCACGAGCGGTCCGGCGGCCGCCTCGGCTACCTGCACGTGCCGGACATGCAGGCGCCCGGCTGGGCCCAGATCCACCGCGACCTGCGCGTCGAGGTGGCCCGCGAGGGACTCGTCGTCGACGTGCGCGAGAACCGCGGCGGCCACACCTCCCAACTGGTCGTGGAGAAGCTGGCCCGCCGGATCGTCGGCTGGGACCTGCCCCGCGGCAGACGGCCCTTCAGCTATCCGCAGGACGCCCCGCGCGGCCCCGTCGTCGCCGTCGCCAACGAGTTCTCCGGCTCCGACGGCGACATCGTCAACGCGGCCATCCGCGCCCTCGGCATCGGGCCGGTCGTCGGCACCCGCACCTGGGGCGGCGTCATCGGCATCGACAGCCGCTACCGCCTGGTCGACGGCACCCTGGTCACCCAGCCCAAGTACGCCTTCTGGATGGAGGGGCACGGCTGGGACGTGGAGAACCACGGCGTCGACCCGGACGTGGAGGTCGTACAGACCCCGCAGGACTGGGCGGCGGGGAGAGATCCCCAGCTCGACGAGGCGATACGGCTGGCACTGGAGGCATTGGAAACGGTGCCCGCAAAGACACCACCGGGCCTGCCGACCTAG
- a CDS encoding histidine triad nucleotide-binding protein — translation MAGEPQDDCLFCKIVARQIPATIVRETETTLAFRDINPQAPTHVLVVPKAHYKNAAELAEAAPALAADVLAETRAVADEEKLESYRTVFNTGSGAGQTVWHAHAHVLGGRGLEWPPG, via the coding sequence ATGGCGGGAGAGCCGCAGGACGACTGCCTGTTCTGCAAGATCGTCGCGAGGCAGATCCCGGCGACGATCGTCCGGGAGACCGAAACCACCCTCGCCTTCCGGGACATAAACCCCCAGGCCCCCACCCACGTCCTGGTGGTCCCCAAGGCCCACTACAAGAACGCCGCCGAGCTGGCCGAGGCCGCGCCCGCGCTCGCCGCCGACGTCCTCGCCGAGACGCGGGCCGTCGCCGACGAGGAGAAGCTCGAGAGCTACCGCACCGTCTTCAACACCGGCAGCGGCGCCGGCCAGACCGTCTGGCACGCCCACGCGCACGTCCTCGGCGGCCGCGGCCTCGAATGGCCCCCCGGGTAA
- a CDS encoding VOC family protein, with amino-acid sequence MELAQVRLLVTDFAACYRFYAEVLGLRPQSGATEGPYEKFSPHAGSAGIALQGRETMAGLLDELGETATGHRSLVVLRVDDLDAYCEQITSRGATLLRAPAPLTDRMRVAYVKDPEGNLVELQEWLLLG; translated from the coding sequence ATGGAGCTCGCCCAAGTACGGCTCCTCGTCACCGACTTCGCCGCCTGCTACCGCTTCTACGCCGAAGTCCTGGGCCTGCGGCCGCAGTCGGGGGCGACCGAGGGGCCGTACGAGAAGTTCAGCCCGCACGCCGGCTCCGCCGGGATCGCGCTGCAGGGCCGCGAGACGATGGCCGGGCTGCTGGACGAACTCGGCGAGACCGCGACCGGCCACCGCTCCCTGGTCGTGCTGCGCGTCGACGACCTCGACGCCTACTGCGAGCAGATCACCTCCCGGGGCGCGACCCTGCTCCGCGCCCCGGCCCCGCTGACCGACCGCATGCGCGTGGCCTACGTCAAGGACCCGGAGGGCAATCTGGTGGAACTTCAGGAGTGGCTGCTGCTCGGCTGA
- a CDS encoding ribonuclease Z — MSVRELVVLGTASQVPTRHRNHNGYLLRWDGEGILFDPGEGTQRQMLRAGVAAHDLNRICVTHFHGDHSLGLAGVIQRINLDQVPHEITAHYPRSGQHFFDRLRYATAYRETVALTEAPADADGVLAVTPSYTLDTRRLSHPVESYGYRLTEPDGLRMLPERLAAHGIQGPDVGRLQREGRLGDVTLDEVSEVRRGQRFAFVMDTRLCEGVHALAEGCDLLVIESTFLDEDTRLAVEHGHLTAGQAGAVARDAGVRHLVLTHFSQRYSDPEEFARQARAAGFEGELTVAYDLQRVPLPRRR, encoded by the coding sequence GTGTCCGTACGTGAATTGGTGGTGCTCGGCACCGCCAGCCAGGTCCCTACCCGGCACCGCAACCACAACGGCTACCTGCTGCGCTGGGACGGCGAGGGCATCCTGTTCGACCCCGGCGAGGGCACCCAGCGGCAGATGCTGCGCGCCGGGGTCGCCGCCCACGACCTGAACCGGATCTGCGTCACGCACTTCCACGGCGACCACTCCCTCGGCCTCGCCGGCGTCATCCAGCGGATCAACCTCGACCAGGTCCCGCACGAGATCACCGCGCACTACCCGCGCTCCGGGCAGCACTTCTTCGACCGGCTGCGGTACGCCACCGCCTACCGGGAGACGGTCGCGCTCACCGAGGCACCGGCCGACGCGGACGGCGTCCTCGCCGTCACGCCGTCGTACACCCTGGACACGCGCAGGCTGTCGCACCCCGTCGAGTCCTACGGCTACCGGCTCACCGAACCCGACGGGCTGCGCATGCTGCCCGAGCGGCTCGCCGCGCACGGCATCCAGGGGCCGGACGTCGGCCGGCTCCAGCGCGAGGGCCGGCTCGGGGACGTGACCCTGGACGAGGTGAGCGAGGTGCGGCGCGGACAGCGCTTCGCGTTCGTCATGGACACCCGGCTGTGCGAGGGCGTGCACGCGCTCGCCGAGGGCTGCGACCTGCTCGTCATCGAGTCCACCTTCCTCGACGAGGACACCCGGCTGGCCGTCGAGCACGGACATCTGACCGCCGGGCAGGCCGGGGCCGTGGCCCGCGACGCGGGGGTACGACACCTCGTGCTCACCCACTTCAGCCAGCGCTACTCCGATCCCGAGGAGTTCGCGCGGCAGGCCCGGGCGGCCGGATTCGAGGGCGAGCTGACCGTGGCGTACGACCTGCAGAGAGTGCCGCTGCCCCGGCGTAGGTGA